Genomic DNA from Sphingobium sp. WTD-1:
GCCTGGCCGCGTTCTTCGGCCTGGACGCCGGGAAAGGCACCCGAGGTGTCGACCAAGGTGACGACCGGCAGGCCGAAACGATCAGCCAGTTCCATCAGGCGGATCGCCTTGCGATAGCCTTCGGGCTTGGCCATGCCGAAATTATGACGGACGCGGCTGGCGGTGTCATCGCCCTTTTCATGGCCGATGACCATGACCTTGCGCTCGCCCAGCGTCGCGAAGCCCCCGATGATCGCCTGATCGTCGGCAAAGGCGCGGTCGCCGGCCAGCGGCATGAAATTGTCGAACATGCCCGCGACATAATCCTTGAAGTGCGGGCGTTCGGGGTGGCGGGCCACCTGCGTCTTCTGCCAGGGCGTCAGCTTGGCATAGATGTCCGACAGCATCTTGTCGGCACGCTGTTCCAGCGTGTTGATCTCGCCACTGATGTCGATGTCGCCGACGGAGGCCGTCTGGCGCAGTTCGATGATGCGGGCTTCCAGCTCTGCGACCGGCTTTTCAAATTCGAGAAAGCTTACCATGGCGGATGGCGTTAAGGCGCGGACGCGTCGCCGTCAACGCGGGGATGCGCGATCCTGGCTTGCATGCCGGCCAGCGGGTGCCGGCTGTTGACCAGTTCGACCAGCCGGCGGCTGTCGACATGGGTATAGATTTGCGTCGTGCCGATATCGGCATGGCCCAGCATCGATTGCAGCGCGCGCAGGTCCGCCCCGCCCTCCAGCAAATGGGTGGCAAAGGCGTGGCGCAGCACATGGGGGCTGACCCGTTCGGGCGCGATGCCGGCTGCGGCAGCCAGTTGCTTCACCAGCTGATAGAGGCGGATGCGGCTGACATGGCTCTTGCCCGAGGGGAAAAGCCAGGGGCTGTCGGCCGGCACATGGGCGAGCCAGGTCGCGACGGCGGCGCGGGCGCGGTCGGAGATCGGCACCAGCCGTTCGCGCGCGCCCTTGCCCTTGATGATGAGGAAGGGGCGATCGACCGCCAGTGCCTTGCGCGGCAGCGAGACCAGTTCGGTCGCGCGCAGGCCCGAGCCATAGAGAAGTTCGATCAGCGCCGAAAGCCGCAGATCGAGCGGCGCGGGATGATCCTTCTCCACCCGCTGCGCGATCAGGGCAAAGAGCGAATCGACCTCCTGCGACGACAAGATCTTTGGCAGCGGCCGGCGCGTGACCGGCCGGGGCAATGCCGCGCCGGGATTGTCGGCGCGCAGCCCCTCCTCCTCCAGAAAGGCGTAGAAGGCACGCAGCGCGGACGCCTTGCGCGCCACGGTGGAGGCCGCGAGCGGCGCCCATTCGCCGGCGAGGCGGCCGAGCGTGTCCTGGCTGGCGGCAGCAAGCCCGCCGACAATCTCCCCCGCGCCCTGAAGGTCGGTGCGATAGGCAAGCAGCGTATTGCGCGACGCCCCTCGTTCCGCCGCCATCATTTCGAGGAAGCGGTCGATCAGGACGGCATCGTCATCCATCGCCCCGGACCGGGTCAGGACAGGCGGGTCAGGGCCTCGGCCGCGATCATCCGCGCCTCCGGGTCCAGCCCGACGCGATGCAACGCCGCCACCACATGATAGAGATGGCCGGGCGGCAGGCGATGCCAGTCGCGCCCCTGCATGCCAACGGCAGCGAGCAACGCCACGGTCGCCTTCTCGCCCCGCTGCGACGCGGCGTCGATCGCGCGCGCCCAGCGGCTGTTGGCGGCCAGGGTGAAGCCATTATCCTGCGCCAGCGCGGCCGCATCATTGGCCGGCAGACGCGACAGGCCCGCCAGCGCGGCGATCAGCATCCGTCCCTTTTCAGGGCCGGCATCGCTGACATAGCTGGAGATGCGGCTGCTGCCGCTGTCGACGACCGTGCTGGGCGCGCCGACCGCGAGCAAGGCCCAGAAATCCTGGGATCCATCGCCATCGATCTGGCCGATCGCCTG
This window encodes:
- a CDS encoding acetyl-CoA carboxylase carboxyltransferase subunit alpha, coding for MVSFLEFEKPVAELEARIIELRQTASVGDIDISGEINTLEQRADKMLSDIYAKLTPWQKTQVARHPERPHFKDYVAGMFDNFMPLAGDRAFADDQAIIGGFATLGERKVMVIGHEKGDDTASRVRHNFGMAKPEGYRKAIRLMELADRFGLPVVTLVDTSGAFPGVQAEERGQAEAIARSTEACLALGVPMVAAVVGEGGSGGAVALAAANRVLMFEHAVYSVISPEGCASILWRTADKASDAATAMQVTAQHLKGLGVIDRIVAEPVGGAHREPVQAIANLGAAIGEELDALSSLESQALRTDRADKFLAIGI
- a CDS encoding tyrosine recombinase, which codes for MDDDAVLIDRFLEMMAAERGASRNTLLAYRTDLQGAGEIVGGLAAASQDTLGRLAGEWAPLAASTVARKASALRAFYAFLEEEGLRADNPGAALPRPVTRRPLPKILSSQEVDSLFALIAQRVEKDHPAPLDLRLSALIELLYGSGLRATELVSLPRKALAVDRPFLIIKGKGARERLVPISDRARAAVATWLAHVPADSPWLFPSGKSHVSRIRLYQLVKQLAAAAGIAPERVSPHVLRHAFATHLLEGGADLRALQSMLGHADIGTTQIYTHVDSRRLVELVNSRHPLAGMQARIAHPRVDGDASAP